One Triticum dicoccoides isolate Atlit2015 ecotype Zavitan chromosome 5B, WEW_v2.0, whole genome shotgun sequence genomic window carries:
- the LOC119305825 gene encoding uncharacterized protein LOC119305825: MASSNSKPRLAASGSGSGDLLPDAMYEILLRLPARELCRLRAVCRSWRALTSSELFIAAHKSRHTDPLLAIGYVDGRGNRASNSFGVVDLSGDALGRIPRVGGGIVPVRKNGAVVRVPAGEDGIHVLRTRLDLICFARSCRPLGLWILNPVTGATHALPECRSMELAHKLKGERCSEVELRTVGQVPSTGEYKALRITRLGDDEPARQLCEVITFDGSDHGMWRGKQGPPSVVDKSCVVIRGVVYFQMKFYYLDFDLVLIAEPGSIAPFNLETEEWMGILRGPSPVLKYVQDHKELSYPGHSLQLSIAELNGCLVTVHNIHHICMDLWFLADIEEGIWVKKYSLPSHVARIFVCPFLALHDGRIFFTSGNYGKRIIESYNTRTGAHADVLEVLDCSSIGTYAGSLRSL, from the coding sequence ATGGCGTCTTCGAATTCGAAGCCGCGCCTGGCCGCCTCTGGTTCGGGTTCGGGCGACCTGCTCCCGGACGCGATGTACGAGATCCTTCTGCGCCTGCCGGCCAGGGAGCTCTGCCGCCTCCGCGCCGTCTGCAGGTCGTGGCGCGCCCTCACCTCCAGCGAGCTCTTCATCGCGGCGCACAAGTCGCGCCACACGGACCCGCTCCTCGCCATCGGCTACGTCGATGGAAGAGGAAACAGAGCCAGCAACAGCTTTGGTGTTGTGGATCTGTCGGGAGACGCCCTTGGGCGGATCCCAAGGGTTGGGGGTGGCATCGTCCCAGTGAGGAAGAATGGCGCTGTCGTGCGAGTTCCGGCCGGCGAGGATGGAATCCATGTGCTGCGCACCCGTCTCGACCTGATCTGCTTCGCCAGATCGTGCCGCCCATTGGGTCTCTGGATCCTTAACCCTGTCACCGGGGCTACCCATGCTTTGCCGGAGTGCCGCTCCATGGAATTGGCGCATAAGCTAAAGGGGGAAAGGTGTAGCGAGGTGGAGTTGCGTACTGTCGGGCAGGTTCCTTCCACTGGAGAGTACAAGGCTCTCCGCATCACTAGGCTTGGTGATGATGAACCAGCTAGGCAGCTGTGCGAGGTTATCACATTCGACGGCAGCGACCATGGAATGTGGAGGGGAAAGCAGGGCCCTCCATCGGTTGTCGACAAGAGTTGTGTGGTCATCCGTGGGGTGGTTTATTTCCAGATGAAATTTTACTACCTTGATTTTGATTTAGTATTAATTGCTGAACCAGGCAGCATAGCGCCATTCAATCTCGAGACAGAGGAGTGGATGGGGATTCTCCGAGGTCCGTCGCCGGTGCTCAAGTATGTTCAGGACCACAAGGAATTGAGTTACCCAGGACATAGTCTCCAGTTGTCGATAGCTGAACTGAATGGCTGCTTAGTTACAGTTCACAATATTCATCACATATGTATGGACTTGTGGTTCCTGGCAGATATTGAGGAAGGTATCTGGGTTAAGAAATACAGCTTGCCTTCACATGTTGCTAGAATCTTTGTATGTCCTTTTCTGGCATTACATGATGGGAGGATCTTCTTTACCAGTGGTAATTATGGAAAGAGAATCATAGAAAGTTACAATACAAGGACTGGCGCTCATGCTGATGTGTTGGAAGTGCTGGATTGCAGCTCCATTGGCACTTACGCAGGAAGTCTGCGGAGCTTATAG